Genomic segment of Apus apus isolate bApuApu2 chromosome 9, bApuApu2.pri.cur, whole genome shotgun sequence:
AATAGGCAGTCTCCAGTTGCCATTTCAAATGCCTAGAAATGGAGGAGTGTTGATAAgtctggaggtttttttcccctagtaaCTCTTCTAGTACCATTTTCCCTTCCTGTCACACAGAACTGATCCTAATACGGAAATATTCACACTGCTTTGATCCATGGTGGATGTTTCAAATGGAGAACCAGTATGTGCCTGATTCAGTCAAGTCTGTCAGTTAACATACACGGAGTGTGAATTGCTTTGTAGCTTGAACTAATTAAGAGTGACTTTTATCATCAGCACACTTTCAGTCTAGAGGGAGTGAGTGCAGACAGCCCCTTTCTCCGCAGCAAGGAAGTCTTGCTGCCCATGCAGCAGGTATAGGTGGGTGCTGAGGTCATGCTGCCCTGGCCTCTTAGTGTCAGTCATCTCCCAGGCACACACAGCCTTGTCCCAGTCCTACCAGGCAGCCCGTGCTCCAGATATCTGCAGGGGTGCCATAGTCTAATCCGAGAAGCACTTCCAGGGCACGGTATGGCTGGGTCTGTATCTCCTTGGAAAAAGGCTTGtactgaaacagaaacaaactccGTTGGATTAGCATTCCTAACTGAGAAACAGCAACACTTGTGGTCTCAAGCTTCCCTCCCAGCAAGGACAACATGGAATATGTGTGCTACACTGCACTGGGCACAGCAGGCACATTCTGAGCCCTTCTGACACCAAGGTGAATTTATATCCCAACATTTCACACTGAACTCAGGTTTGAATTTCTGTTTGTAGGGACTTGCTGCAAGCTGAAGACACTTCCATAGCTGACAGTGTCTCCAGGAATACAGGgcccagctctgagctggaaATGCTGACTGTAACACCCCCCCAAACCTAGCATCTCTTCAGCACAATGAAATAGCTGTAAAAGGACAGGCAGCCAGGGTGAGATAGAAAGAAGCACACAGCATCCCACACTGTCATGGGCCTGAGACTTGGAGCCAACTCACTGTCCAGCATGCGCTGCCCAGATCTGCAATTTTCATTTCTATGCTCATTAAATCAGATTCTTCCAATCGACTGCCAAGATCACCATCTAGGtggaaaggacagaaagaaatcaGGTATTTCCAAACTCACAGGTGTGCATCACTTACCACAGGAGAGGGATGTAAGCCTTCCTTTGAAGTTTTTCAACTTAAAAGGTCCTAAAACATGTTTATCACCACCTCTGTTTCTTTGAGGAAACACAAAGGAATAGCTGGTATCCAGGCAAAATCTGAGGACACTCAGGAGGACAGTAGCTTTAGTGGAGTGACCATGTACTCCCATCCTGCTGCAAAGTCCCTTGAGCACCTAGGTTACTGTGGGCTCAGAAGAAAGGACACCCGACCAGCACTAGTCAGACACAAAACATGTAATGACTCCTTAGCCTTCAGGAGTCCTGGCTGCCACGGCCCTTGGACACAGCCTGCTTGGCAAGCACTGTAAAGGCTACATTTTCATATGACCCCGGAAAAGGGTAATTTTTGGATTACTGCTTTACAGTGAGCTGTCAGGCTGTGCCTAATATTGTGCCTTTCTGCTCCAAGAAAGACTCAGTCACCAATTAAGCATTCCTCGATTGCCCCAGAGTCTGAGAGGCAAAACAGCACCCTCGTGGGGGAAcataatgaaaggaaaatatgaagGGTCTCATTGCTGGGGGATGAGCTGATCTCTCAAGGAACTCTCTGGCCCAATGTGTTATTCTATATTCACAGCATTCTCTGCAAATAAACCGTGTCTCAAAAGGTCTTGGAGATTAGCAGTACATACAAGGCTCCcacaaacttcagaaataagggaaacaaagagcagaaacaTCACACAGCTTTCTGATCAAACCGTTTTGTACAGAAATCTTTCAGACACGAGGACTACCCAGTACCTAAAGCTGCAAGGAGGAGCTCTGAGGTCATTGGTGGGGCTGTTAACAGATGCCTGTCATTTGTAATTGTCCTCCACACAAACCCACCTGCAAGACCATATTTCTGTAGGTGCTTGAGTAGCTTGTAGCCACTGACATTTGTGTTAAGAGGAGATAGGAGAGGCCTCTCAGCAGCATTCAACTGGCTGCACTGTTTGTAGTGGCCGTTGCAGGAGAGAGGAACTCTTCCTAAGATACCTGTGTCTGCTGCCTCTCCATTTCCCTCCTGGCAAGAAGCATGTAAGTTCCTTTCCTTGTTAAAAAAGCCCTGGAATGCTCACCTGGTCCCTTTCTCCTCAAATCTGTTCTCTGGCTGCAGTCAAGCATGTTGGGCAGAAGCCTTTGGAGGCTTTGGTTGCGTCCATACAGCAAGAGGTTCTCAGGTTTGATGTCTGCGTGGATGATGCGGCAGCGCTGGTGCAGGaactgcagccctgccagcacctgggTGAGCAGGCAGCAAAGCCAGGTCAGCAATGCCAGGGTCCCCAcctcagccccctgccccagcaacTCTCACAGCACTCAGGCACAGCGGGGATACAAGCTGTGGACATCCTGCTGTTGAAGAAATGATGGTAACTGGTGATAACTATCTGCAATAAATGGTTTCCCCACGTCGCCCAGCAGCCGAGCATGGATAGAGAAGCCCTGGGAGATGGAAAGAGGAGGCATTACCATCACAAAGCTGAACTTTCTCCCAAAAAACTCATTCCTGCTCATGTGATTTCATCCTCAAGCCACCACGCCTTCCTGCTATTATTATTCAAATGGCAGTTGGGGGCCAGTTAGAGTGACATGGCATGGGAAGGTGTCCCGTTGTACaaggaaggacaaggaggagcagcacaatccaggcaggaggagggagagctATGAGTGAGTGTTTGTAGAGAGGACTGAACAGTAGTGCAGGAGAGCCATGTAGGGAAAGAACAGCTTACGATGGAGCAGGGAGAGTCTGGCCTGTCACAGGGGAGAGATAAACAATGCCTACCAGAGAGAAACAGTCACTATCAGAAATCAATAACAGCAAAAAGGCCACTGGgacatttatatttattttttttttaaacactctgGTCAGTCATAAAGGGCTGGCAAATATTCTCTGTATTATCAAATTCTATTCTGGGATGAACACCAGCCCAGGGGAAATACCAACCTTAAATGGTAACTGTGAAACACAGGGAAAGATTTAAATAGCTAACTGGAATGAATCAGAAGTAAATACTGCCCCAGTGCTGATCAGACAGGGGAAAGAGATTCTGAGATTTTACAATTTAAGCAGATAAGGGAATGGATCAAGCAAAAGGCTTGGGTGTGAAATGGGGCACAGAGATTAATGCTACTACTTTTTTGTGTAACTTACTCAGGTGGTAGTGAAGCTTCTTTAGAGGAAGAAGAGCCTATTCCAAGAAGAGGCTATTCTAGAAAataggaggaaggaggaagcagttttctttcttagtGTCCCTAGAAGGGCATAGGAATCAGGGCAGCAAATCTTCATCTTGGCCAGTGTGTAGATTTCTGATAACTCAGCATGAGAGGCAAGATGTCATTTAAACTGTGCTGAGGCCTCACTCAGGCTTCCTGTCCCTTAGCTATTCCCAGCAACACATGAGAAACTTGGTTTTCATGATCTGTTTGATCAGCACACCACATCCTTACAagggatgaaggaggagttggCTCTGAGCAGGAAAACCTCAAGATGGGTGGAGGAGCAGCCAACAGAACCAGCAATTTAGAAAGCCCTGGGAAGACATCAGCACTGAGAGAGACTTCAGGCAGTCTTTGGTAGCACCATACTGACTCTTGCTGGTGGTGACTTCTTCCCAAACCTCATGAGACCTTAGGCTTGGGCAGCAATGCATAGTGCCCCTGTATTCATGGGGATGTGATGACTTCCCACTCTACAacttatttaatgtttttttctctccttatagacaaaataaatagttactgcttttcttaaaaactgcACGTCTTGGGCACTCACACATGTTGTCCCTTTCTTTGCAGATGCAGCCATGGAGCTCATGGCAGCTGACAGCAGGATGAAGACTGTGCCATGTTCCCCAGCCAACATTCCCTTGGTGACCTCACCCACTTCCAGCTAAGTTCTCACCTGCTGTAAAGACTTTTTCACAAAGGGCAAAGGCAGTCCTTGGGCTGTGTAGTTACCCATCAGACATCGCAGGGAAGGACCCAGCACCTCAAATACCAAACATACATGTGGGAAAGAGTCAGGGATTCACTAACAGAGAGAAGATGCTACCACCAGCCTTTTGCCCTTCACCAGAACAGCCAAGTGTCTCCTGATCCAACCTTTTCCTTCCAACCATCTCCATGTGCCCAGTCCAGCTACTGGTCTGCTCATCCTCATGGGAGCACAGCAGTCAGTTTTACACCATCCTGTGACTCTCCAAGGCAAGCCCAGGCTTTGCTGACCCAGAGCTACCTCTCTCAGCAGAAGGATATGGAAGCCGTTCTCTCCAATCATTCTGAAGTCATCTAACAAACAGACAATGTTTTCTCCTGCCCGGTCCTTCCTCTTCATACTGCTCACCTGAGGGGGAGGATTTCAAGAAAGCTGCAATTAGAGACATATATATATGCGCACTGGGACATCTTGCACCTGTATTACCCTGTTCTATAGTCTGTCTCTTCCAGGAGCTGGCACTTCATGACAGAGCCCTTGAAAACAACATCAGGAAAACCAGGCTCCAAACACACAAGCAGAGTCTGTTACTAAGGCATGAGTTTCTGTGTTGTTTAGCTCTTGACCAGGTGGGACCATCACCCTGACAGTGTCTGAGTAACTCAAACCTATCCTGCCCACAGTGGCTAGCACACTTCCCACTGCTCATTTTACCCCATGCGGGCTAGAAAGTGCTTCTGCTTGTGCTGGAGGGGAATTCCCTCAAGACCATGGCTCCCTGCTCCCAGAAGCAATGGCTGCCCATTTCCTTTGCCCTTTTGCATCCTCTGCTCCTTGTCCTCTGAGCAGGGATGGCCCTGTCCCTCCCTGACTGAGAGTAGCAGGCTAGGACATCACCTTTTGAAATCCACACCTTCTCTTTGCAATTTCTCACAAGGGGTTGCAGAGAGGCAGACACCTTGTGATTGTCTTTGGCCACTCAAAGGCTATTTGTCCTACCAGGGTAGAGAGCACCTTCCATGCCTGGAGAAACACAGCAAAGTAGGTCTCTTTGGGCTGAAAGAGGGTTTGCTGTAGGCAAATACTGCAGAGATCTGTAAGATGCAGAGGGTGTGAACACAGATCTTTCATACGAGGGCCAGAGGGCATCAAAACTAGACTTGGGaggttaaaaaacaaagcagaggagaTGGTTTTTCACACAGCATGTGGGTAATTGGTGGCAGTTCTTGTCTCAGGGGGCTGTAGGTGCTGAAGCCCAAATGGGCTCCCAGGTTCTTGAAGGTAAATCCTCTTGAGACTTACTGCCCAAATAGACATCACCCTTGGCCCAAGGAATTtgcagctggaagctgctgtaGGCCAAAGGAGCACTCAGTGGGAGCAGCACCCTGTGCTTAGCTTGTCCATACACCCATTtgcatctctgctgctggcccAGGGTGCTGGGTGGACCCCCCAGTCTGCCCAAGCACAAGTGTTGTGGTAGCCCAGCTCTTGAACCAGCATTTGCATCTGTGTGGTAAGATGTTTCAGGAGCTTGCTCACACAGAGCTCTGATCCTCCTGCAGCAATTcctacttcttttttctcttcacagccGTAACTGTCAAGATTTTGGTGCATTGCGCAGCTGCTGGATCCACCTGCACCTGGAGGTTTGTGCTGGCATGACAGGTGAGCAGCCCTGGAAGTAGGGGAGACTAGGttgcctctctgggcagctctaCAGGCACCAgccaccctgtgctgctgggaagagccctggGAACCAGCTGCGTTCTGCTGAACGGAAGGTGTGTCTGTCTCTCAGAGAATTAGCAATAAATCAAGGGTAAGGCTCTGGCTATACACACAATTGTGCTGATGTGTAGAAAAGAAGCCCTCTGATTACATTAAATTAGTGCCACTTGGTGCTTCCTCTTGCATCACTGAGTCTGGCTCCTGTCCCTTTGGATAGGGCCTACAGATTTACAGGTGTGAACTAAACTTTTCTCAAACTGTTGCAGAAAGGCCTCAGAGTAATTTCAGATGCAAAACGTAATGGCTTTTACACATCTAAAGCTGATGTAACTCTGTATTTAGGCAAACTTGAAGAATTGTAAGCACAAGCTTTCTAGAACTAGCAGGTCAAGCTGCCTTCAAAGGCAACCAGCTGAGACCCAGATACAGGCACCTAATTACCACATTCATTagcaaaggcaggaggaagCTTTCTGACTTCAGAGGTTTATTGCATTTTTGCTACATcctgcatgattttttttttcccagatattTCCTTTTACTTCAGTATTAGTGTTGGGATAGATCGATGCCCTCTGAGCTGGGGATGACACAAACATAGTAGAAATAATCCCATCTTCTGCTTGGGAACAACATTGCtactttttcctgttgcttACCTACCTCATCTTCTTGCAGGTTCCTCCTATTTACTGGATTTCAATCTTAGCTGAACAAAATGGGCTGACAGGGCAAGTGGAACACAGTCACCTGTCCCAGTAtgacagaaggaaggaaaaggtgcCTGTTGCAGAGGCCAGCACCGAGCCAAGGTGATTTTAATGAATTCcctattttttgtttgggttttttttcccgTTTCCCACTTAGCTCCTCAGACTGAGACCCAGAGGGAGGAGGGATGATGATGAGGCTGATACTCAGACCTGAACTCAGTGGCCATTCCCACAGAGCAAAGCACAGAGCCCCAGAATACACATACACAGTGGAGGAGAGCGACTTCATCCTGGGCAGCCTCAGCAAAGCTCTCCCTGCTTTTCAGGACCTTCACAGCTACCTGGTTCTTCCTCCTGGGAAATGAATCACAGATGCCAGCCAGCACATGCCCTAACCAGCAGCACCTCCCTTTCTCCCAGTCACCCAGCCCCGGGCTCTGTGGGAAGGGTGCTGCTGGCATCTGGCaccacagctgccccagggaCCAGTGAGAGTGGAGAGAAAAAGGCAAGAGTGTGGGGACATTGCAGGGTCCAAACGAGAAAAGCCAATGCAGAGTAAGGGCTGACCCCACCTCATTTATGTTCCTTGGTTTCTGGGGACCACCTCTGCTCATTGCACCCCACCAACCTCGCTGCCAGGTTTACCCCACGCTCGGGGAATGCTGAGACAGGCAGCTGcactctgctgcttttgcaaGAGGGGCAGGTCCTGCCCAGGAGCTCAGTcacccctccccacctccctgaAAGTTGGTCAGCCCCTCACCTCATGTCCTGGCACAGCCAGACGGTGGCAAAGGCGCCGCAGCCCAGCTTGTGCAGGGCCTGGTACCGCATGTTGAACACCTCTCCTTCCTGCACGGGGTGGTGTCCTCCTGCAGGGACCATCACCAAGAGACATTACTGACATGCTCTTGGactggaagagcagctgaggacagctggaaaagcagccgGACAGGTCCTGGCAGCCTCCTCTAGCCTGGGAAGAATCCAGTGCTATCTTGGCTCTGGAGCCGCACACCCAAGGACTAACCTGTGCGCTGGGCTGCTGGCACCTCTTCCTGCACCCGCTCCTCCATGGCCCAGCCTTGCAGCAGATCCTGGCACCAGGTGACAGAGGCAGTGGGGAACGTCGTGGGGCACGGGTGATGTGATCTTCAGTGCTTTACTCCTTTAAAGAGGGttggagagctgcagggcagctgcacCTCTGCTGCATGCTGTGCACATCGATTCCCTCCTCTACCCCTGCTCTCCCCTCGCCTCCTTCCTTCCCATCTGCTtcaccagcccctccagccaGGCTGCTACGGATGCTTTTGGCACTTCACAGAGGCAGGGATTATTTTACAAGTTCAGAATAGGAAAGCTgtcaggctggggctgggcacagATCCTGGGCAGGTGAGGGCCAGGTGGGAGTCTCAGGTTTCCCATGCCTTGCAGGGATTTTCAGGGGCTTAGCAAGGACTGTGGGATCCCCTCTCATGGCCACAGCCAGCGATCCCTCCCACTCCCTGTCCCAGCTGAGGAGAGGACACATCTGGGCTTTTGCTGGCAGGAGAAGCCTCACACTCAAGATGGGTGCAAAACAGAATCTGCTTTTTAACCACTGCACATCTGttcacagcccagccctggctggagcagaggttAATCACTGACCATCCCATGACTCCCCAGCGAGAGGCTGTGACAGAGGGGGAGGCTGTGACAGAGGGGGAGGCTGTTCCTGGGTTTGTTACTATGGCAGCTCAAGGTACAAACAGTGAGACAGTGCAGACAGACTGATGCAACTGCAGAGAGACTCAGCTGTCCTCCCTGCCTCCACAGCACCAGTGTAGAATTGGTTTCAGCACCGGTCACCTGAAATAGCAGCCCTGAGCCCATGTTGCTAATGCCTCCACAGCACCAGTGTAGAATTGGTTTCAGCACCGGTCACCTGAAATAGCAGCCCTGAGCCCATGTTGCTAATGGAAATAGAGCTGTAAGGCTGCTCTAGCTGGGGTACTCCCAACCCAGCCTTTTGTATTTTGGAAATGTCACTTGCTGTACAGCTGAAGCTTCAGGCTGACACACATTGCCAGAGCTCACGATAGGTGATAATAATCCCAGCAGACCATTAGCACAGGTAGAAGTATTGACCTTTAAATCCTTCAAATCAGGTGGCTAAACCTAAGAGCTCATCTGCACTGCAGGATTTTCAGAAATAGTTATAGTGAGCTGGGGGGGTGGCGGTGGCAGCAAGACCCACATGATGGGGAGTTGTTCTGGGACAGTGACATTCCCCAGGTGTTGAGACAGACTTTTGTCTTTCTCAAAAGACTAAAGGTCCTTTCCATGTTCTAATGCTcctcttccagcacagcagccagagaCACAGCCTACCTTTGGGCACCCAGCAAGCTCCCATGCTTCTGATTAAGGGTCATACTGGGCTTGAGGCTCCGATCCTGTCAAGGACAACCCTAATTGCCAGAGCTGACATTGCTCCATTCACCCAAGGCCATACAGTATGTGAAAGGAGCTCAAAAGCCTTCCCCCTCCTTGTATTTTCACACCTCCAACTGTTGCATTTACACTGTTCAGAATCAGTCTTTTTTAGGCATAACCGTCCAGGATGCTGCATGTCTGTATGGCGactcttttcagaaaatacttacTGACATCCTAGCTATGGAACAGAGGTGAAATCAAGATTTTCCTTATTTGTGCACTGACTGAACACATCAGTAACCTCGCAAGCTCCTGCACAAGATTCTCCCCAAGCCCTCCTCACTCACATCATCAGGACAGCAGGGGCTGATCtgagagctgggcagcagccttaaacattttattatatCACTCCCAATTCACCTGCCAAAGGAAAACTCCAGAGTGTGTGGAGCTGGGAGTTCAACAGCATCTTTCCTAGGTGGATTGCTAGGGTAACAGGGAACTTGGGTGGGAAAGTAGGACCCAAAGACAGACTCGGACTGTAAAACACATCTTAGTGCTGATGGAACTTTTGGGCAGCTCACCAGGCTCTGGTGTCTTTCTCACCATGGAGGTGAGGCAAGTCTGTCCTTAGGCATGTGAGACTATACCTCCATCCACCCCAGTGAGATGGATGCACTGGCAAAGGATGAGGAGGGTTGCTATGCAACTTCGTACAGGAGAGTGAAATGTACTTTTCTAAGCTTTGTGATAACAGATAATCAATGCTTTAAAGTCCTTCACTGCTTGATGTCGTCACACTAGAAACAACTGCTATGTTGCTATTGTCGTTCAAAGCTGTCATGCAGAACCTACTGGCTCTCTGCAGACCTACACCAGGTCAGAGAACTTCAGCTAAAACAACCTGGTCTTGCCTGGTCTGCGAGAGCCACAGGCAGGGAGCCAGCTTTGCCTCTGGCTGGGAAAACTCCCCCTGACCTGCATGGAAGGGTGTAAGGAGCTGACCACCAGCAGTCAAGACTTACAGTGCTCAGACCTCTGGAATTGCAGAGCTCCCCAGAGCAACTCACATCATCTTCTGCAAGAACACAGACCCAGCAAGCCCTTGCTGAGCACAGCATCCCTGCAAGTCCCAACATGCAATGGCAAAGCAGCCCCGTCGACACGCGGCGCTCCGAGCCCTGCTCAGACTTACCCTGCAGCAGCTCGCGGGCCAGGCTGCTCCCTTTGTCATCTGGCTCGTTCTGGAGCTCCTCAAAGTGAGATACCAGCTGGTCCTGCTCTCCTTTTAGTCTGCGCTGCCCCGGGGAGACCAAACTCTTCTGCATTGTGGGATGGACGtggtgaggagcagggcagggtaTCGGATCACAGCGCTGCTTCTGGGAACAACCCTTGGCTGCGGGATAGCAGGAGGCCTAGGACAGCTGCGGTGGGTTCACTTTACTGCTggcctctccctgcctcccccagcttCCTTGGCAGCAGGTCTGTCAGCCTGCTGTGGCTCCACAGTCTCCACAGCAACTATTTATAGAGGGAAATTCACAGCTCTACTGAGATGGAAACAGAGaaatccttcccctctgctccaccGTCCCCAGAGCCAGAAACCGTGGGGCTGCCTGGCAAttcccactgctcccagcagTCTATCAGCAGGACTTTGGGCCCAGCCTCGATGCTGGTCCCTGACCCGAGCCTGGCAGAGGGGGACAGGCTCCCAAAACCCACCCGTgtgccctgctgcccacccgaggcacctcagcctcccccagcagtgcccacaCGCAGCCAGACACAAACGCAGCGTGGTGCTGGCAACCAGAGAGCCCCcatttcccccctttttttttgtgaacaacctcagcagcagccccctccctgcagccccgctCCTGCCCCAGCGAGGCAGAACACCTCAGCACCCACACACCACGGAAGAGCAAATGGCCACACGCGGTAGAAATCCCGTTTTTCCCCCCCCGCGCTGCCGAGTAATGCAgccttgcagcagagctgggcaagcTCTGCCTCCCCCTCGCTGGGGCCCTGCTGTCGTACAGCTCAGGTTTCCTCCCCGAGACTGCAGAGACCGAAGCCCAGCCCCGAAGCAGGGGGTTAAGGCTGCCGAGCGCCGCGGATCGCGGCTGCCAGACCCAGGTCGGGGCCTCCCGCAGCGCTTTCcccccctgcctgtgcccctcTCCTCTCACCTGCCTTCCCCGCACCAAAAATAACACG
This window contains:
- the LOC127388192 gene encoding SRSF protein kinase 1-like, with product MEERVQEEVPAAQRTGGHHPVQEGEVFNMRYQALHKLGCGAFATVWLCQDMRRKNQVAVKVLKSRESFAEAAQDEVALLHCVSSMKRKDRAGENIVCLLDDFRMIGENGFHVCLVFEVLGPSLRCLMGNYTAQGLPLPFVKKSLQQVLAGLQFLHQRCRIIHADIKPENLLLYGRNQSLQRLLPNMLDCSQRTDLRRKGPDGDLGSRLEESDLMSIEMKIADLGSACWTYKPFSKEIQTQPYRALEVLLGLDYGTPADIWSTGCLAFEMATGDCLFDPQPGKYFSRDDDHVARIIELLGRIPPQIALSWNKSTKFFSRPGALLRLSRLSPRSLHSILQDRHQWTREAVAPFAGFLLPALHYSPQRRATAAQWLRHAWLSAP